In one window of Gemmatimonadota bacterium DNA:
- a CDS encoding PAS domain-containing sensor histidine kinase, giving the protein MPSHPRRVLLVAVAAALPAILTALLLLWRGDFTLRLQWTLTLVIAVALLLGLLSLHERVVRPLQTLSNVLAALREGDYSLRARGADSTDDSLGLVYLEANQLADTLRGQRLGVLEATGLVRAVLAEIDAAVYAFDDQGVLRLVNRGGERLLGQPAERLLGRGAAALGLEACLTGESPRVVEHPAGQGGRWELRRSGFRQEGRPHQLVLLTDVGRTLQAEERQAWQRLVRVLSHEINNSLAPIRSLAGSLRSILDRGAAGTEAQTDLRQGLEIIGQRSEALGRFMAAYARLARLPRPVRRPVLVAEWVGRVAALERRLAVRVEPGPSLLLQADGDQLDQLLINLVQNAVDATYESGGGVTIGWRREGARLVLEVLDEGPGVGETANLFVPFFTTKPGGSGIGLALSRQIAEAHGGSITLANRDDRRGARARLLLPLTGGELFDTPQARP; this is encoded by the coding sequence ATGCCCAGCCACCCCCGACGGGTCCTGCTGGTGGCGGTGGCCGCGGCGCTGCCCGCCATCCTCACCGCGCTGCTGCTGCTGTGGCGGGGGGACTTCACCCTCCGCCTGCAGTGGACGCTCACGCTGGTCATCGCGGTGGCGCTGCTGCTCGGGCTGCTCTCCCTGCACGAGCGGGTGGTGCGGCCGCTGCAGACCCTCTCCAACGTCCTGGCCGCCCTCCGCGAGGGGGACTACTCGCTCCGCGCCCGCGGGGCAGACTCCACCGACGACTCGCTCGGCCTGGTCTACCTCGAGGCCAACCAGCTCGCCGATACCCTGCGGGGCCAGCGCCTCGGCGTGCTGGAGGCCACCGGCCTGGTCCGGGCCGTGCTCGCTGAGATTGATGCGGCGGTCTATGCGTTTGATGATCAGGGGGTACTGCGCCTGGTGAACCGGGGTGGGGAACGCCTGCTCGGGCAGCCCGCCGAGCGCCTGCTGGGCCGGGGCGCGGCGGCGCTCGGACTCGAGGCGTGCCTCACGGGGGAATCGCCCAGGGTGGTGGAGCATCCCGCCGGGCAGGGGGGCCGCTGGGAACTGCGCCGCAGCGGCTTCCGGCAGGAAGGGCGCCCCCACCAGCTGGTGCTGCTCACGGACGTGGGCCGGACGCTGCAGGCGGAGGAGCGCCAGGCGTGGCAGCGCCTGGTGCGGGTGCTGTCGCACGAGATCAACAACTCGCTGGCGCCGATCCGGTCACTGGCGGGAAGCCTGCGATCGATTCTCGACCGGGGCGCCGCCGGGACCGAAGCCCAGACCGACCTGCGGCAGGGGCTCGAGATCATCGGCCAGCGCAGCGAGGCCCTGGGGCGATTCATGGCCGCCTACGCCCGGCTGGCACGCCTGCCCCGGCCCGTGCGGCGACCGGTGCTGGTGGCGGAGTGGGTGGGCCGGGTGGCGGCGCTGGAGCGCCGGCTCGCCGTCCGGGTGGAGCCGGGCCCTTCCCTGCTGCTGCAGGCGGATGGGGACCAGCTCGACCAGCTGCTGATCAACCTGGTGCAGAACGCGGTGGATGCCACGTACGAGAGCGGGGGCGGGGTGACGATCGGCTGGCGGCGGGAAGGGGCCCGCCTGGTGCTGGAGGTGCTCGACGAGGGCCCCGGGGTCGGGGAGACGGCGAATCTCTTCGTGCCGTTCTTCACCACCAAGCCCGGGGGCTCCGGCATCGGGCTTGCACTGTCCCGGCAGATCGCGGAGGCGCATGGGGGGTCGATCACCCTGGCCAATCGTGACGACCGGCGGGGGGCCCGGGCCCGATTGCTCCTGCCGCTCACCGGCGGGGAGTTGTTTGACACCCCCCAGGCCCGTCCCTAG
- a CDS encoding sigma-54-dependent Fis family transcriptional regulator, producing MPIPTGVPTILIADDQPDVLQALRLLLKGEGFAVETTHSPGGVLACLERSDYDVLLMDLNYTRDTTSGMEGFDLLSRIRLLDGSLPVVVMTAYGSVEGAVEAMRRGARDYLEKPWDNTRLVALLRVQVELGRALRQGQRLESENQSLRREGLPDLVTESPAMRQVARLMERVGPSEANALILGEHGVGKEVVARWLHASSARATRPMITVNVGGLSEGVFESELFGHLKGAFTDAKTDRIGRFELADHGTLFLDEIANITPSQQARLLRVLNTGEFERVGSSKSRKVDVRVLAATNVDPRAEVQAGRFREDLLYRLNTIEILIPPLRDRREDLPRLAALFLQHHATRYRKAVGGFRPEAMEALLRYGWPGNVRELDHTLERAVLLADGAEIRAADLALAPPQDAATRLDQLTLEEVEKVLVQKALARAGGNVTEAARALGLSRSAMYRRLERYGL from the coding sequence ATGCCCATCCCGACCGGTGTCCCCACGATCCTCATCGCCGACGACCAGCCCGATGTGCTGCAGGCGCTCCGGCTGCTGCTCAAGGGCGAGGGCTTCGCGGTGGAGACCACCCACAGCCCCGGCGGCGTGCTGGCCTGCCTCGAACGGAGCGACTACGACGTCCTGCTGATGGACCTCAACTACACCCGCGACACCACCTCGGGGATGGAGGGGTTCGACCTGCTCTCGCGGATCCGCCTGCTCGACGGCTCGCTGCCGGTGGTGGTGATGACCGCGTACGGCAGCGTGGAGGGGGCGGTCGAGGCGATGCGCCGCGGCGCGCGGGACTACCTGGAGAAGCCGTGGGACAACACCCGGCTGGTGGCGCTGCTCCGGGTACAGGTGGAGCTGGGCCGCGCGCTGCGGCAGGGCCAGCGGCTGGAGAGCGAGAACCAGTCGCTGCGGCGGGAGGGGCTCCCCGACCTGGTGACCGAGTCGCCGGCGATGCGCCAGGTGGCGCGCCTGATGGAACGGGTGGGGCCCTCGGAGGCCAATGCCCTGATCCTCGGCGAGCATGGCGTGGGCAAGGAGGTGGTGGCCCGGTGGCTCCACGCCTCGAGCGCGCGGGCCACCCGGCCCATGATCACCGTCAATGTCGGCGGCCTGAGCGAGGGGGTGTTCGAGAGCGAGCTCTTCGGCCACCTCAAGGGCGCCTTCACCGACGCCAAGACCGACCGCATCGGCCGGTTCGAGCTGGCCGACCACGGCACGCTCTTCCTCGACGAGATCGCCAACATCACCCCGTCGCAGCAGGCCCGGCTGCTCCGGGTGCTCAACACCGGCGAGTTCGAGCGGGTGGGCTCGTCCAAGAGCCGGAAGGTGGACGTGCGGGTGCTCGCCGCCACCAACGTCGACCCGCGGGCCGAGGTGCAGGCCGGCCGGTTCCGCGAGGACCTGCTCTACCGGCTCAACACCATCGAGATCCTGATCCCGCCGCTGCGCGACCGCCGGGAAGACCTCCCGCGCCTGGCGGCGCTCTTCCTGCAGCATCACGCCACCCGCTATCGCAAGGCGGTCGGCGGCTTCCGGCCCGAGGCGATGGAGGCGCTGCTCCGCTATGGCTGGCCCGGCAACGTGCGCGAGCTGGACCACACCCTGGAGCGCGCGGTGCTGCTCGCCGACGGCGCCGAGATCCGTGCCGCCGACCTGGCGCTCGCCCCGCCACAGGACGCCGCCACCCGCCTCGACCAGCTCACCCTCGAAGAGGTCGAGAAGGTGCTCGTCCAGAAGGCCCTGGCCCGCGCCGGCGGCAACGTGACCGAGGCCGCGCGCGCCCTCGGCCTCAGCCGCTCGGCCATGTACCGCCGGCTCGAACGCTACGGGCTCTAG
- a CDS encoding ABC transporter ATP-binding protein, with product MIRLVHVEKALDTRPSPTWLLRRIGLEIPAGEFVTIMGPSGAGKSTLLSILGLLDADFRGEYWLDGQPVHRLKPKERFALGRRCIGFVFQQYHLLDDLTVAENLDVPLGYRDMKSAERAALVADTLDRFQIVGKKDLYPRQLSGGQQQLVAVARAVIASPPVLLADEPTGNLHSEQGREIMELFRRLNQQGTTIVQVTHSEENARYGHRVIRLRDGWLAEQAPAA from the coding sequence ATGATCCGACTCGTCCACGTCGAGAAGGCCCTCGACACCCGCCCCAGCCCGACCTGGCTGCTGCGCCGCATCGGCCTCGAGATCCCGGCGGGGGAGTTCGTCACGATCATGGGTCCCTCCGGGGCGGGGAAGTCGACCCTGCTCTCCATCCTGGGCCTGCTGGATGCCGATTTCCGGGGCGAGTACTGGCTCGACGGCCAGCCGGTGCACCGCCTCAAGCCCAAGGAGCGCTTCGCGCTGGGGCGGCGCTGCATCGGCTTCGTGTTCCAGCAGTATCACCTGCTGGATGACCTCACCGTGGCGGAGAACCTGGACGTGCCCCTGGGGTACCGCGACATGAAGTCCGCCGAGCGCGCGGCGCTGGTGGCCGACACGCTGGACCGCTTCCAGATCGTGGGGAAGAAGGACCTGTACCCGCGGCAGCTCTCGGGCGGTCAGCAGCAGCTGGTGGCGGTGGCCCGCGCGGTGATCGCCAGCCCCCCCGTGCTCCTCGCCGATGAACCGACCGGCAACTTGCACTCCGAGCAGGGCCGGGAGATCATGGAGCTCTTCCGGCGGCTCAACCAGCAGGGCACCACCATCGTGCAGGTCACCCATTCGGAGGAGAATGCCCGCTACGGCCATCGCGTCATCCGCCTGCGGGACGGCTGGCTCGCGGAGCAGGCTCCCGCGGCCTGA
- a CDS encoding ABC transporter permease produces MLHDLRQAFRAVLRARGFTLTAAATLAVGIGAVTTLTSVLDMLLLRPPAGVEEPGRVTRLLFHHRNPQFGEWTNSSVSYPDFTDLGPAKSFATVSAQYISRASMGRGAEAKPVSAAAVTGEFFPLLGTRPMLGRLLGRDDDRPDAGIPVAVLSERLWRTRFGGDPAILGRTFPLDDQTYTVVGVAPPAFDAGDYDAPDLWVPFTPVARRMQGNDEYRTDRGWYFISLMARLAPGITPEQATAEATALIRAGRSDSTTANGFQDVRLAPVLEAAGPDFSATAGLARWLAAMSLLVLLIACANVANLMLARGLARARELAIRKALGAGQGQLVRQLFLEGMLVSLLAGGLGVLGAAWGGGLLRGYILPEAMAERFSADGRVFAIALGATLLAALASSLIPAVQVTRSDLTPVLKEGGRGSGFRRSRLRSGLVVAQVALSVLLVVGAGLFLRSLRNLLAIDIGYDREHIILVDADPAGAGFSGQQTGAAFEAMAAAARAHPGVAAAALNYGEPFGWSLVERLRIAGRDSLPRLSSGGPYIQRTTADYFTTMGLRLLRGRGFTDADRRPHPAVAVIGATMARRYFADQDPIGQCLLLGKDATECTVVTGVAEDGVRYSPQEEPQAIYYVPLPPTSGATSHLTLFLRTRGPARDLVADLRPLLQTAVPDLPYVQARSLEEVLEPRYEASRLGATLFGLYAAVALLLAGLGLYSVLAYAVRGRTHELGIRLALGAAPRSLVQMVVRDGVRLTAIGAALGIGGALAAGRALASQLYGVPAWDPLTIGLATLTVLAAAVGASLLPARRAAAVDPVTALRSD; encoded by the coding sequence ATGCTGCACGACCTGCGTCAGGCCTTCCGCGCCGTGCTCCGCGCCCGCGGCTTCACGCTCACCGCCGCCGCCACGCTCGCCGTGGGCATCGGGGCGGTGACCACGCTGACCAGCGTGCTCGACATGCTGCTGCTGCGGCCCCCGGCCGGTGTCGAGGAGCCGGGCCGCGTGACGCGGTTGCTGTTCCACCACCGGAACCCGCAGTTCGGCGAGTGGACCAACTCCTCGGTGAGCTATCCCGACTTCACCGACCTCGGCCCGGCGAAGAGCTTTGCCACGGTCTCGGCGCAGTACATCTCGCGCGCCTCGATGGGCCGTGGGGCGGAGGCCAAGCCGGTCTCGGCGGCGGCGGTGACCGGGGAGTTCTTTCCGCTGCTCGGGACCCGGCCCATGCTGGGCCGGCTGCTGGGGCGCGACGACGATCGGCCCGATGCCGGCATCCCGGTGGCGGTGCTGAGCGAGCGGCTGTGGCGCACCCGGTTCGGGGGTGACCCGGCGATCCTGGGCCGCACCTTCCCGCTCGACGACCAGACCTACACCGTGGTCGGCGTGGCACCGCCGGCGTTCGACGCCGGCGACTACGACGCGCCGGACCTCTGGGTGCCCTTCACGCCGGTCGCCCGCCGGATGCAGGGGAACGACGAGTACCGCACCGACCGGGGCTGGTATTTCATCTCCCTGATGGCGCGGCTGGCGCCCGGCATCACCCCCGAGCAGGCCACGGCCGAGGCCACCGCGCTCATCCGCGCCGGGCGGAGCGACTCGACGACGGCCAACGGCTTCCAGGACGTGCGCCTGGCGCCGGTGCTCGAGGCGGCGGGTCCCGACTTCAGCGCCACCGCCGGCCTGGCCCGCTGGCTCGCGGCGATGTCGCTGCTGGTGCTGCTGATTGCCTGTGCCAACGTGGCCAACCTGATGCTGGCCCGCGGGCTCGCCCGCGCACGCGAGCTCGCCATCCGCAAGGCGCTGGGCGCCGGGCAGGGCCAGCTGGTGCGGCAGCTCTTCCTCGAAGGGATGCTGGTGTCGCTGCTGGCGGGCGGCCTGGGCGTGTTGGGGGCGGCATGGGGCGGCGGGCTGCTGCGCGGGTACATCCTGCCCGAGGCCATGGCCGAGCGGTTCAGCGCGGATGGCCGGGTGTTCGCGATCGCGCTGGGCGCCACGCTGCTCGCGGCGCTGGCCTCGAGCCTGATCCCGGCGGTGCAGGTGACCCGGAGCGACCTTACCCCGGTGCTCAAGGAAGGGGGCCGCGGCAGCGGCTTCCGCCGGTCCCGGCTGCGCTCGGGGCTGGTGGTGGCGCAGGTGGCCCTGAGCGTGCTGCTGGTGGTCGGCGCGGGCCTGTTCCTGCGCAGCCTGCGCAACCTGCTGGCCATCGACATCGGCTACGACCGCGAGCACATCATCCTGGTGGACGCCGATCCCGCCGGCGCGGGCTTCAGCGGCCAGCAGACCGGCGCCGCCTTCGAGGCCATGGCCGCCGCCGCGCGGGCGCACCCCGGCGTGGCGGCCGCGGCCCTCAACTACGGCGAGCCCTTCGGCTGGAGCCTGGTGGAACGGCTGCGCATTGCGGGCCGCGACTCGCTGCCCCGGCTGTCGAGCGGCGGGCCCTACATCCAGCGCACCACCGCGGACTACTTCACCACCATGGGGCTGCGGCTGCTGCGCGGCCGCGGCTTCACCGACGCCGACCGGCGCCCGCACCCCGCCGTGGCGGTCATCGGGGCCACGATGGCCCGGCGCTATTTCGCCGACCAGGACCCGATCGGCCAGTGCCTGCTGCTCGGGAAGGACGCCACCGAGTGCACCGTGGTCACCGGCGTCGCTGAGGACGGCGTGCGCTACAGCCCGCAGGAGGAGCCGCAGGCCATCTACTACGTGCCGCTCCCGCCCACCAGCGGCGCCACCAGCCACCTGACGCTCTTCCTGCGGACGCGAGGACCGGCGCGCGACCTGGTCGCGGACCTGCGCCCGCTGCTGCAGACCGCGGTCCCGGACCTGCCGTACGTCCAGGCGCGGTCCCTGGAGGAGGTCCTCGAGCCGCGGTACGAGGCCTCCCGGCTCGGCGCCACGCTGTTCGGGCTGTACGCCGCGGTGGCGCTGCTGCTGGCCGGGCTCGGGCTCTACAGCGTGCTGGCGTACGCGGTGCGCGGCCGTACCCACGAGCTGGGCATCCGGCTGGCGCTCGGTGCCGCGCCGCGCAGCCTGGTGCAGATGGTGGTCCGGGATGGCGTCCGGCTCACGGCGATCGGCGCGGCCCTGGGAATCGGCGGGGCACTGGCGGCGGGGCGGGCGCTGGCGAGCCAGCTCTATGGGGTGCCGGCCTGGGACCCGCTGACCATCGGCCTGGCCACCCTCACGGTGCTCGCGGCGGCCGTCGGCGCGAGCCTGCTCCCGGCGCGCCGCGCGGCGGCCGTGGACCCGGTGACCGCCCTGCGGTCCGACTGA
- a CDS encoding ABC transporter permease, whose protein sequence is MLSGVLQDLRYAVRALRRSPGYAGVAITTLALGIGATTAIFSVINAVLLRPLPYQDPDRLVVVEHFYPSLNNMEAPVSVPGFRDYQEQRQVFQSSAVEMGWAPNLTGHGEPERIAGLRVAGDYFRTYGVPAALGRALGPDDAAADDDHVLVLSHGAWQRLFGGDRDAVGRSVLLDGERYQVIGVMPASFRGFRFRAAQFWTPLRFQPEQFSDTRRTNEFLNFTGRLGDGVTLERAQAEFHALATRLKADYPDAYPADWDLHVTTLPEEENGGSRGALLVLLGAVSLVLLIACANVANLQLARAAGRGREIAVRVALGASPADLVRQLLAESVLLALLGGGLGVVLAVWGVPALLAINSGSLTPSSDLVLDRTVLGFALLLSLVTGLLFGLVPAVRVARTSLAETLREGGRGTAGDRGGMALRRGLVVATVALALTLLVGAGLLVRSFARLVGVDPGFTPEHVLTFNVTLPAASYPNDTLRNAFYDRAMAAIAAVPGVTAVGGTSVLPFGGNWSTSGFGVEGYQAPAGTPGPWGDVRFVTPGFFAALEIPLVRGRGFTADDDGDARRVVVVDEEMVRRYWPDTDPIGKRITFSNPGDSVIVWIEVVGVVGHTMHEGLDGGQRVQVYFPLQQTGIPFLAFAVRTAGEPLAALPAVKAAVAGIDRNLPLSTPATLVSLVEGTTGPRRFSMVLLTLFSGLAAALAAIGLYGVMAYTVTQRSREMGVRLALGAAAGDVLRLVLGQGMRLVAIGLGIGLVAALLLTRLIRSMLFGVSATDPVTFLLIPLLLAAVTALATWLPARRATRVDPATVLREE, encoded by the coding sequence ATGCTGAGCGGAGTGCTGCAGGACCTGCGATACGCGGTGCGCGCCCTGCGCCGCAGCCCGGGGTATGCCGGGGTGGCCATCACCACGCTGGCCCTGGGGATCGGCGCCACCACCGCGATCTTCTCCGTGATCAACGCGGTGCTGCTGCGCCCGCTGCCGTACCAGGACCCGGACCGGCTGGTGGTGGTGGAACACTTCTACCCCTCCCTCAACAACATGGAAGCGCCGGTGTCGGTGCCCGGCTTCCGCGACTACCAGGAGCAGCGGCAGGTCTTCCAGTCGTCGGCGGTCGAGATGGGGTGGGCCCCGAACCTCACCGGCCATGGGGAGCCGGAGCGGATCGCCGGGCTCCGGGTGGCCGGGGACTACTTCCGGACCTACGGCGTGCCCGCGGCGCTGGGCCGGGCACTGGGGCCCGATGACGCGGCCGCGGACGATGATCATGTGCTGGTCCTGAGCCACGGCGCCTGGCAGCGCCTGTTCGGCGGCGACCGCGACGCGGTCGGGCGCTCGGTGCTGCTGGACGGCGAGCGCTACCAGGTCATCGGCGTGATGCCCGCGAGCTTCCGCGGCTTCCGGTTCCGCGCGGCGCAGTTCTGGACCCCGCTCCGCTTCCAGCCCGAGCAGTTCAGCGACACCCGCCGCACCAACGAATTCCTGAACTTCACCGGCCGGCTCGGGGACGGCGTGACCCTGGAGCGGGCTCAGGCGGAATTCCATGCCCTGGCCACCCGGCTCAAGGCCGATTACCCGGACGCCTACCCGGCGGATTGGGACCTGCACGTCACCACCCTGCCCGAGGAAGAGAACGGCGGCTCGCGGGGCGCGCTGCTGGTGCTGCTCGGCGCGGTGAGCCTGGTGCTGCTGATCGCCTGCGCCAACGTGGCCAACCTGCAGCTGGCGCGGGCGGCGGGGCGAGGGCGCGAGATCGCCGTGCGGGTGGCGCTCGGCGCCTCGCCGGCGGACCTGGTCCGGCAGCTCCTGGCCGAGAGCGTGCTGCTGGCCCTCCTCGGTGGCGGGCTCGGGGTGGTGCTCGCGGTCTGGGGGGTGCCCGCGCTGCTGGCCATCAACAGCGGGAGCCTCACCCCGAGCAGCGACCTGGTGCTCGACCGGACGGTGCTCGGTTTTGCGCTGTTGCTCTCGCTGGTGACGGGCCTCCTGTTCGGGCTGGTGCCCGCGGTGCGGGTGGCCCGGACCTCCCTCGCCGAGACGCTGCGCGAGGGCGGGCGCGGCACCGCCGGCGACCGCGGCGGCATGGCACTCCGCCGCGGGCTGGTGGTGGCCACGGTGGCGCTGGCGCTCACCCTGCTGGTGGGGGCCGGGCTGCTGGTGCGGAGCTTCGCGCGGCTGGTCGGCGTGGACCCGGGCTTCACGCCCGAGCACGTCCTCACGTTCAACGTCACCCTGCCCGCCGCCAGCTATCCCAACGACACCCTGCGCAACGCCTTCTATGACCGGGCCATGGCCGCCATCGCGGCGGTCCCCGGCGTCACGGCCGTGGGCGGCACCTCGGTGCTGCCGTTCGGGGGCAACTGGTCCACCTCCGGTTTCGGGGTGGAGGGGTACCAGGCGCCGGCCGGCACACCCGGGCCCTGGGGCGACGTGCGGTTCGTGACGCCCGGCTTCTTCGCCGCGCTGGAGATCCCGCTGGTCCGCGGCCGCGGCTTCACCGCGGACGACGATGGCGACGCGCGCCGCGTGGTGGTGGTGGACGAAGAGATGGTCCGCCGCTACTGGCCCGACACCGACCCGATCGGCAAGCGCATCACCTTCAGCAACCCGGGCGACTCGGTCATCGTGTGGATCGAGGTGGTGGGGGTGGTGGGGCACACGATGCACGAGGGACTGGATGGCGGGCAGCGGGTGCAGGTCTACTTCCCGCTGCAGCAGACGGGGATCCCGTTCCTGGCGTTCGCGGTGCGGACGGCGGGCGAGCCGCTGGCCGCGCTGCCGGCGGTCAAGGCGGCGGTGGCCGGGATCGACCGGAACCTGCCGCTCTCCACCCCGGCCACGCTGGTGTCGCTGGTCGAGGGCACCACGGGGCCGCGCCGGTTCTCGATGGTGCTGCTCACGCTCTTTTCCGGGCTGGCGGCGGCGCTGGCCGCGATCGGGCTCTACGGGGTGATGGCCTACACCGTGACCCAGCGTTCCCGCGAGATGGGCGTCCGGCTGGCACTCGGCGCCGCGGCCGGCGACGTCCTGCGGCTGGTGCTGGGGCAGGGCATGCGCCTGGTGGCGATCGGCCTGGGGATCGGGCTGGTGGCCGCGCTGCTGCTCACCCGCCTCATCCGGTCGATGCTTTTCGGCGTGAGCGCCACCGACCCGGTGACCTTCCTGCTGATTCCCCTGCTGCTGGCCGCCGTCACGGCGCTGGCCACCTGGCTTCCCGCCCGGCGCGCCACCCGGGTGGATCCGGCCACCGTCCTCCGGGAGGAGTAG
- a CDS encoding ABC transporter permease — translation MDNVRQDLRYALRSLARSPAYACVAIASLALGIAGNAVLFTFANGLLFKPLPVGEPDRVAALYTSDFSGTRYGASSYPDLVSFRAQLPAFDHVVGMQLVPTSLFEGGNTSRIVAGLVSADFFTGMGIPLALGPGFRPDQERPGADAHTVVLSHALWRARFGGDPAIVGRSVTLGGQPFTVAGVARPGFSGLLRGIGQDAWVPFGASGAVNPGNDFFGERGNRSLLLFGHLAPGATLAQATAQAAVAARALRQAEPAMWSTLDGAGRDLTVLPEAAARVFPDARTPVVLATLLLFLVVGAVLLIACANVANLSLGRALARRREIAIRIALGAERRRLVAQLLTESLLVALAGGALGLGAAAWLHGLVSSLQLPLPVPVSLDLTLDGRVLGFTLVVSLIAGLVLGLAPALQATRPSLIPALKDQGALLVMGRSWLRSLLVATQVAFVLPLIALAFLFGRSLARASALDPGFGARDGLVLATDWGLTGWSTARGHQFQRELAERVRALPGVTAAGLTETLPLSLGGNRSGMTPEGYAPAPSEDMEAGRVAVGPGYFEALELPLLEGRRFTDTDAAGAPGVAIVNAAFAARYWPGGSAIGRRLSYQGPEGPWVTVVGVAGDVTYGSPGTPAAPCFYLPLAQVSAHRTTLVVRSAGDPLALAGPVREVIRDLDPALPVEGLGTLKASLALSLLPARIGGVAAGAFGLLGLLLASLGVYGVVAFGVGQRRREIGIRLALGAGAAQVVRQVVGDGLRQVVVGVCVGVALTIGASLVAHRVLFGLAPLEPVALLGGPALFLAAALLAAWLPARRAAAIDPLTVLRAE, via the coding sequence ATGGATAACGTCCGGCAGGACCTTCGCTACGCCCTGCGCAGCCTGGCGCGGAGTCCCGCGTACGCCTGCGTGGCCATCGCCTCGCTCGCGCTCGGCATCGCGGGCAACGCGGTGCTGTTCACCTTCGCCAACGGGCTCCTGTTCAAGCCGCTCCCCGTGGGCGAACCCGACCGCGTGGCGGCGCTCTACACCAGCGACTTCAGCGGCACCCGCTACGGCGCCTCGAGCTACCCGGACCTGGTGAGCTTCCGGGCGCAGCTGCCGGCGTTCGACCATGTCGTCGGGATGCAGCTGGTGCCCACCAGCCTCTTCGAAGGAGGCAACACCTCGCGGATCGTCGCGGGGCTGGTCTCCGCCGACTTCTTTACGGGCATGGGCATCCCGCTGGCCCTGGGGCCGGGCTTCCGCCCGGACCAGGAGCGTCCCGGCGCGGACGCCCACACGGTGGTGCTGAGCCACGCCCTGTGGCGGGCCCGGTTCGGCGGGGACCCGGCGATCGTCGGCCGGTCGGTGACCCTCGGCGGGCAGCCCTTCACGGTGGCCGGCGTGGCCCGCCCGGGCTTCAGCGGGCTGCTCCGCGGCATCGGGCAGGACGCCTGGGTGCCCTTCGGCGCCTCCGGCGCCGTCAATCCCGGCAATGACTTCTTCGGCGAGCGGGGCAATCGCAGCCTGCTGCTCTTCGGGCACCTGGCGCCGGGCGCCACGCTGGCGCAGGCCACGGCGCAGGCCGCCGTCGCCGCGCGCGCCCTGCGGCAGGCGGAGCCCGCGATGTGGAGCACGCTCGACGGCGCGGGGCGGGACCTGACCGTCCTGCCCGAGGCCGCGGCCCGGGTGTTCCCGGACGCGCGGACGCCGGTGGTGCTGGCGACGCTCCTGCTCTTCCTGGTGGTGGGCGCGGTGCTGCTCATCGCCTGCGCCAACGTGGCCAACCTCTCCCTGGGGAGGGCCCTGGCCCGCCGGCGGGAGATCGCGATCCGGATCGCGCTCGGGGCGGAGCGGCGGCGCCTGGTGGCGCAGCTGCTGACCGAAAGCCTGCTGGTGGCCCTGGCCGGCGGCGCCCTTGGCCTCGGGGCCGCGGCGTGGCTGCACGGCCTGGTCTCCTCGCTGCAGCTGCCCCTGCCCGTGCCGGTGTCGCTGGACCTCACCCTCGATGGGCGGGTGCTCGGGTTCACGCTGGTCGTCAGCCTCATCGCCGGCCTGGTACTGGGACTGGCCCCCGCGCTGCAGGCCACGCGCCCGAGCCTCATTCCCGCGCTCAAGGACCAGGGCGCCCTGCTGGTGATGGGACGCAGCTGGCTGCGGAGCCTGCTGGTGGCCACGCAGGTGGCGTTCGTGCTGCCCCTCATCGCCCTGGCGTTCCTCTTTGGCCGCAGCCTGGCCCGCGCGTCCGCGCTGGATCCGGGCTTCGGCGCGCGGGACGGGCTGGTGCTCGCCACCGACTGGGGGCTCACCGGCTGGTCCACGGCGCGCGGACACCAGTTCCAGCGGGAGCTGGCGGAGCGGGTGCGGGCGCTGCCGGGGGTCACGGCGGCGGGGCTGACCGAGACGCTGCCGCTGTCGCTGGGCGGGAATCGCTCCGGGATGACGCCGGAGGGCTACGCCCCCGCGCCGTCGGAAGACATGGAAGCCGGTCGCGTGGCGGTGGGTCCGGGGTATTTCGAGGCGCTCGAGCTCCCGCTCCTCGAGGGACGGCGCTTCACCGACACAGACGCCGCGGGCGCGCCGGGCGTGGCGATCGTCAACGCCGCCTTCGCGGCGCGCTACTGGCCGGGGGGCTCCGCGATCGGGCGACGGCTCAGCTACCAGGGGCCCGAGGGGCCGTGGGTGACGGTGGTGGGCGTGGCAGGCGACGTGACGTACGGCAGCCCCGGGACACCGGCGGCGCCGTGCTTCTACCTGCCACTCGCGCAGGTGAGCGCGCACCGCACCACCCTGGTGGTCCGCAGCGCCGGCGATCCGCTCGCGCTGGCCGGCCCGGTGCGCGAGGTGATCCGCGACCTCGACCCCGCGCTGCCGGTGGAGGGTCTCGGGACGCTCAAGGCCTCGCTGGCCCTCTCCCTGCTTCCGGCACGGATCGGCGGGGTGGCCGCGGGGGCCTTCGGGCTGCTGGGCCTGCTGCTCGCGAGCCTCGGGGTATACGGCGTGGTCGCCTTCGGGGTCGGCCAGCGGCGCCGGGAGATCGGGATCCGCCTGGCCCTCGGGGCCGGGGCCGCGCAGGTGGTGCGGCAGGTCGTGGGGGACGGCCTGCGCCAGGTGGTCGTCGGAGTCTGCGTCGGGGTGGCGCTCACCATCGGGGCGAGCCTGGTGGCCCACCGGGTGCTGTTCGGCCTGGCCCCGCTGGAACCGGTGGCGCTGCTGGGCGGGCCGGCGCTGTTCCTCGCCGCCGCGCTGCTCGCGGCCTGGCTGCCCGCGCGCCGGGCGGCCGCGATCGACCCGTTGACGGTGCTGCGCGCGGAGTAG